From one Candidatus Gastranaerophilales bacterium genomic stretch:
- a CDS encoding dsDNA nuclease domain-containing protein: MSLKGGSADKSGNNYETYWTTNVLCNMLLNYPDNSSIYFEKPGEINDGFEFVVQTDKKLQYFQIKKYQKNWTIVTLCSDGIMKNFIKKSQLATVLVAYSYRIQVHLFKN, translated from the coding sequence TTGTCATTAAAGGGTGGTTCAGCAGATAAATCAGGGAATAATTACGAAACATATTGGACTACAAATGTTCTTTGCAATATGTTATTAAATTATCCTGATAATTCATCGATTTATTTTGAAAAGCCAGGTGAAATCAATGACGGCTTTGAGTTTGTTGTTCAAACGGACAAAAAACTGCAATATTTTCAAATAAAAAAATATCAAAAAAATTGGACAATTGTGACATTATGTAGTGATGGAATAATGAAAAATTTCATAAAAAAATCGCAACTAGCAACAGTGCTAGTTGCGTATTCTTATCGTATTCAAGTTCACCTATTCAAGAATTAA